Below is a window of Conger conger chromosome 16, fConCon1.1, whole genome shotgun sequence DNA.
CAATGAGACTGCGATATTAAACTCATAACGGCCCCTGGCCCAGTCGTGGTGTGTGACAGAAGTAACTTAGCATAGGACACCGCCccagggcaggagaggggccTGCTGCTCCAGACTGTCCTTaatggctgtgtcgaagtgtcccggagcaagacacctcaccccccaaatgctcctaacgagccggtcggtgccttgcatggcagccaatcgccgtttgtgtgtgactgtgtgtgtgtgtgtgtgtgtgtgtgtgtgtgtgtgaatgggtgaatgagaagcaaaaAATtgaacagcactttggataaaggcgctacataaataaatggcaaatggtaaatggttggcatttatatagcgcctttatccaaagcgctgtacaattgatgcttctcattcacccattcatacacacacacacacaccgacggcgattggctgccatgcaaggcgccgaccggctcgtcaggagcattcgggggttaggggtctcgctcagggacacttcgacacagcccgggcgggggatcgaaccggcaaccctccgactgccagacgactgctcttacggcctgaacCATATCGCCCCATATCGCcccaaatgcagacatttaccatgaTACATCGGGCCAACTACAAACAGGCCTTTAAGCTTTGGCCTTTAGCTAATGCGGAGCACAAGACGCCGTGACCGCCCAGAAACGTGATGAGTGTCCAAACCGCGCGGCCGCTGAGCGAGCAGAAACTAAAGGCCGTTTTTGCTGACGCGGACAGAAGCCTTCCTCTGCGCCAGGAGGGCAGGAGCCATGCGATGACCTCACTTCCTCTTTCGATGAGCTCACTTCCTCTTTGCAGAAAGCCGACTGAGGAAGACCCAGTGGGGGCCCCAGGCCCTTTGTCCACAGCTGTGAACAAACACGGCCGTCTGTTCTCTGGGACTAACTGTACTTTTCACGTACGGAACGGGCACTCTCCTTTCAGGGATCAGTACATTCCATTGGAACACTACACGCGTTTAAACACCAACTGAAACCAGTACATTCCATTAGAACACTACACGCGTTTAAACACCAACTGAAACACACCCATCTATCACTCAATCGGTCATGCAGTCGTTCATCTTTAGCTCTTATCACCCTCCCTTTTCcacaattcatatttttttaagagGAGCCTGCTTTCAGAGACCGCAAGATCAGAAGCGTGTCCAGAAGACATAACATGCCGGAATTTATGGCCATTTAATGGTCAAACTACTGGGCAATAAATGCCACCTCTAAAACAGGCCTATAAAAATTCGGAAATTATCACAACCGCTTCTTTAAGACATTCAAAGAGACACGGATCTGATGGAATGTTGACAAACCGCGTCcgttttttttatcacaaagaACAGGGGAATGGACTTTGCAGCTACGTGGACAttccacgtgtgtgtgcatttcacaGACTGCTGCATCCTGCAGGGGTTGGGAAAGAGCCCACAttctgcacagccattttcagtatGGCTCCCTGGGACAGTCGCTGGGTCTCCGGTGCTGAACGGGTGGCtcgttacattacatcacatgcaTGTAGCAGacaaatcgaacacagggacgagTGCGATGAGTACCCGAGAGGAGagtatggttccgagtcctagtgtgaccacaTAAGacacgttacgttacattacattacattacattactggcatttggcagacgctcttatccagagcgacgtacagttgattagactaagcaggagacaatcctcccctggattgcaatgcagggttcagggccttgctcaagggcccaacggctgtgcggatcttattgtggcaacaccgggattagaaccaccgaccttgtgggtcccagtcatttaccataaccactacgctacaggccgccccctgaaCCCTTGAAAACTAcctcaacttaccaactagtaATACCACAGAATACCCAGTGTACAACAATAACTCTATAGAAGAGCCATTATCAActatggcatgcacaaggctaatcattgtggtgaggtagggagggaaaggcgcagcctgaagaggtgagtcttcagtctccacttgaaagtggtcaaagactctgctgttctgacatccacaggaagggcattccaccaccgtggggccagaacagaaagcagtcgtgaccgagaagtgcaggtgtggcgatgGGGAGGTGCCAGGCCTCCCCAAGTAGCCGAACGGAGGGGTCTGGCTGGTGTAGGGGCTTGTGTTGTGCATGCAAGACCTCTTCAACAACAGGCCTGAACACGATGCAAGACATGAATGTCCACAGGCTTTCTAGATCAGTATGCACGACTGCATCTCCTCCCCCCCATAGGAATGACACAAAACCCACTGAGTGCCTTACATATGGGGAGTAGGGCTCCCCCATCTCCGTGATCCCACCGGCCATGGCTGGACACGCTCGGTGCTGACGTCAGCTGCTACGCCACAAAACCtacagaacaaacaaacaattagTCAACGTATGATGGCTCAAACAACCGATTGCAAGGCTTCGTgtggttaaaccatgttgacATCGTTGCTGGCTTGCATTCCCATTAATGGCATTGCCAAcacaatgccattaatgtaatgtaatgtttacatttacattttacattttagtcatttggcagttcgcttttaatccaaagcgatttacaagtgcataggtaatgtaatacatgtaatgtaatgtaatacaaatcACGTGGAAGTAGCCAACTTCAGCGACTTCAGACTACCTGGCTAACTAGCCCGACGAAGCACTGTTCTATATTcagataaaatgtattattctatCCTCGACACCGTCGTAGAGCCAATAATAATCACAGTCATTACCAACCTATTCAATTACTAAATACCTACGTTACCCAACCATAGTTAAGacaattttattaaaatgtccacgtttgttttttgtttttttccttatgtggcattaacattttcagaatatttcGTAACGTTTCGCCATTTAACTTAGTCAACTACCTAGCGACGTGCTTTGCCTCTTGCTAGCCAATCCTTTCTGTCTAGCTAACTGTTCACTACCGCTCGTACCGTAGACTAGATCATCCATAAGTAACGTTCAAATGTATCTATAGTTACACCAGCTGGCTAGCAAGGTACTTAGCTTAACGTTTCATGCCAGAAAACAATTTTCCCAACCTATCTTATTTACGTTAACTTAGACAATATTCGCTGACGTTAGCTAGGTCAAGTAGCCGGTTAGTGTCACCAAACTGTTAATACAACTACTTGAACTTCAGCGTTATCTAGCCAGACTAAGTTGTCTAAAAGTGGTCGAAGGACCGACATAGCTCAAGTTTTCTGGCCAGCGAGATAATTGTCAGCAAAGGAGTCAAGTTAACGTTATTGGCTAGCGATGTTAAATGTTAGACAGTAGCCAACGCTAGCTAGTTGGTGTTAGCTTGTCACCACAAACCAGCGTTTCCACATATCGTATCCAATGGCTAGCTAGctcgatagatagatagatagataatgtCGTGAACGGAAGGAACGATGTGTTGATGTAAATAGGTAGCCTAAGTTAGCTGACTTACCTGGTTGCCGCTAGCGTTGAATTCGCCGTTGACAGCTGGCCAATTTGAATTGGCCCTAAGAAGTCTGAAACAGTCCACCTTGTTTCCGAGTCAGTTGGTTAAATATCTAAGTACTAAGCCACCTGTAGTTGAAGTAGTAGTAATACTGGCCTGGAAGCCAATGCTAATGAAAACGGCAACTTTATCGCTCATCTTCGAACCATAATCTTTTTACAGTAGTTTCACCATACACAACAACCCATCGTTTTACTGATGACGTCCTCCCGCACTGGACTGCGCATGCGATGGAATCAAAACAAGGTCATGGATCACCAAAGATACAATATTACACCAAGATATAGTGCATTCGCGTTGCCTTGGGAGTGAACGGAATGGATGGAGCTTGTGGTTTCAACAAAGATTGCCAGTATAATCGCAAATGTATACAAACATCTCGTACCACGTTAATTTAAGTCAACAAACACAGTTAGCCTTCTTTGTTGGTAGTATCTGTCTCCTAACAAATTCAGAAAATTGAAATCTCAAACAGGGAATGGTTTACAGGGGTTTTTGTTCTACCTGTTAACAAAAAAAGCTTATCATTTGTGATTTATGAGCAGTAATTTGAACAATTCATGAACTTCATGTCTCCAAAGTGAACAGCAACATCAATTTTTCAGAGCTGATTAAAAGTTATTAAgaagcaaatatttatttattttctgttgacATTGTTTCACATTACATACAACAATGTTCATATGGTAATTATCAGAATGCATGatgtaataatgtgtgtgtgtgtgtgtgtgtgtgtgtgtgtgtttgggggataGGGCTCGATGGTGCACATAACTACAAGGAGCTCTCAATGgaaacaatgggcctcatgcaagaacattttcgtaTTCTGATCAAAAATTCATCGTAAAAGGCCTCGCACGAGTTGCACCAAGTTCAACAAACACACCAGAAAATTGTACTAAATGAAGATGTCCATAATAATACAGTGTATATGGTATTGTAGGAGGAGTTCCATCGGATAgctggccaatgggattaacaggAACAAGGGATGTTTCCTGTAGTCAGTACCtgactgggtttttttttttgttttttttttgacaaaacataataatgtgGCGGACCGTTGAGCTTTATCTTATTCTTCCggaacagtccactaaaatacgtttctgaaaacatttgaggcaagaaatagttgtgcagtgcagttgctgaatcttgattcatatttgttgTGCAATACCAAGTTTATCGCAATCCACAGCTCTGCACTGCGAGGCTCTCCGTAGGAAATGAAGTGAATGCGTTCTTTACGCGATGCCCCGGGGCCACTCGcaaatgttgttcctacctgAGGAAATGCGATGAATGcaccaagttctcttaaatggCTCAAACAggcgatttaagaacaaatctgctCGTATGattggttcttgcatgaggacCAATGAGGTGGAATGTGTCAGTTGAGCCTCAGAATGCATGGACACTTAATACACAATAAAGCAAAGTGGATTGACCAGGGAGGTTGAGAACCAGCCAACACATAGAGAAAGACATGGttaaagtgagtgagagagagagagagatcatgaAAGCACTTGAGACTCCAGACAGCGAAGAAACAAAGCAGTGAACAGGACATGGCgcttaaaacacacacaatacttttTCAGTTCTTCCACAATCTCAAGCTACTAAGAATAATAATAccttgttatttagctgatgctttatcaaaagcgacttgattagactaagcaggggacaagcaATGCGGGGCTTCAGGGctttgctcatgggcccaacagctttgGGAACGCCGCGGCTAGGCGGTCCACTCCAGGCAGAGGTAGAGCAGGAAGGAGCAGGAGGTGAGGAGATAGAGGCAGAAGAAGACTGTGTTTATGCGGCGGGCGACCGTCCTCCAGAAGCGGGGGGGCGCCGCCGTGTCCCCGCAGCCCAGGTCCCGGGTCAGGCCGCCCCGCCGCAGGGCACACAGCTCCTGGACCGCGAGCCGCAGCAGCTGGGAGTCCGACGGGCCCTCGCCTCCGCGCCCCGGCTCGCCCGCGACCGCCACATCCTCCCTGCAGACGCAGGTGTTCACCCGCTCCGCCTCTGAAAGACCGATTTCAATCACAACCTCAGGATAATGTCAGAAACACAGCTACAGAAGTAAatgctagaccactccggtctgccagctctggtcgccttatggttccctctctacgtgcacctggcggtcgagctgcacgttcacgcctgttttccgctctggtgcctcagtggtggaatgacttgcctaccactgtcaggacagcagaatccctccccctatttcgacgcagactaaaaacacaccttttcaaactgtaccttagtcctccctcctgatttcccccgcccccctttctgatatccctatccctcttgtctaacccccaaaaaaataaaaataaaataaaaaataaaaattgcacttatgatgactatatgtttagaacaacacttcatgtgtattttactagctatgaatgtgatgctttaacttgtggaagaacctatgcacttgtaagtcgctttggattaaaagcgtctgccaaatgaaaaaaatgtcaatgtaaatgtaaatggtaaatggttgccatttatatagcgcctttagcCAAAGCGCTggacaactgatgcttctcattcacccattgatacacacacaccaagattacatttgtttgttaaTCATGTAGCTACAAGTGAGTTTGTTACACCTATGTTAATTGAAAATAGTGTGGTTTCATTGTTTCTTCATTGTTTATTAAAAGATGTAGGCCAGAAAATTAGACCCACTCCACCTCTGAAAGGTCAATTTGAACTGCAACCACAATAATGTCAGAAACACAGCGACAGAAGTTAAtgagggtaaatggtaaatagtaaatggttggaattgacggtaaatggtaaatggttggcatttctatagcgcctttatccaaagcgctgtacaattgatgcttctcattcacccattcatacacacactcacacaccaatggcgattggctgccatgcgaggcaccaaccagctcgtcaggagcaatttggggggttaggtgtcttgctcagggacacttcgacacagtccgggcgggggatcgaaccggcgaccctccgacagccagacgactgctctttaCTCCTATGGCCGGAGCCCCCGATGTCGTGATGTAGTCGTGTTGCCGTCACCTTGCTGGCAGCACAGCCCGCCCTCAGCTGGAGCCCGGGCGGCGTCGTCTCTCTCGATGAGGTGCTTCACCACGATGGCCTCCAGGAGGCTGGCCAGCAGGAGGGAGAAGGTGACGATGCAGTAGGTGGCTGCAGGAGAGAACGGACACCCCGTCAGCCAGGCAGCCGCTGGCTCGGGAGCCACTGTCTCTGTCCGCCCGGCAGGACTCCCACGTCTGGACGCACTGAGGAACAAGTGAGGGCGACGATTCAAGGTCGCCATGAAATCCGCATGCGTGCTCAAGATGGCAAACGCTAGCTAACACTCGGCAACATATTCTGATTTTTTTAAGAGGTGGTTTGAGAAGGTAGCGCACGccgaacaaaaatggctgccgacGGGGAAAACGGCGAGAGAACAAATTATTTGGCCGCTATAACGCACTTTAATCAGTGTAATATTTGTCCGTACCTTAAAAAAAATTTATCACAGGTGAGCAACAAagcagctagctggcattgttaaaaCTAAGTAAGCATCCGTttgtattaaatggtaaatggtgggaatttatatagcgcctttatccaaagcgctgtacaattgacgcaTCTCATTGACCAAATTCAtagacacactcgcacaccaacggcgattggctgccatgcaaggtaccaaccagctcgtcaggagcatttgggggaaaaggtgtcttgctcacggTCATTTTGACGCAGCTTGGGCAAGGAttgaaccggcaatcctccgactgctGGACGACGGCTctgacctcctgagccaatgccgtTAAAAAGGCTTTGGttgcaaactaaatggaatgttcatttaaaatcgttcaacagtaagtGTTTGCTACAAACATAGTTTACCAAACAACGTTTGCGGTCTTGAACGGACATTAGGACATATCCTTTCCGTTCGAGGCTCCACTCCCATTAATTCGAGGGCCCATTAAAGCGGTGTAGGATATCACTATTGTGTATCATCAACAAAGTTATAAAGCAAATGGTCTCAATGTTTGTTGATAGGTTTGATCGGGTTCGGTCCCGGCAGCCCAGAGGCCGGCGGACTGCCCTCACCGATCAGTGGTGTCCGACCGGCCGTGGAAGGAAGGGTCTCGTTCAGCATGAGCAGCAGAACCGATATGGCCAGGAGCACGGTCACCTTGAAGCCCAGCTTCTCTCCTCCCACATCAGAGATGAGGAAGGTGGACAGGTCcatgaggaggaagaagaggatggGCATGAGGAAGTGCATCACCACCAACAGGGGCCTCCTCTTAATGGtgatctgtgagagagagaggggggagagagggagagagagagggagagagaaagagagagggagagagaggacaaaaagagagagtgagagagatagaggagaaaaagagaaagtgagagagagaggggggacagagaggggggagagacagaaagagagagatggaggagaaaaagaaagaaagggagagagatggagcagaAAGAAcaaagagaaggggagagggaagcagagcaatagtgagaggaagagagaaagagagatgcaaAGCTATGATCCAACCAACTGTATGTACTTTTGTAATGTTGTAGCACGTCTTCAGGATTACATTGATCTACTTGCTTTTAGACTACCTCTCTGTGTGAACATTGATATTCCTGATTGTGTgcatctgcatgcatgtgtgtgtgtgtgtgtgtgtgtgtgtgtgttaatacaCAACAATATCATCCTCAATTCTGAATACAAAAGAAAGAATTAAAATTCTGAATCTACTCTTGTGGCACTGGTCTGGTGCATCTGTACCGTGTAATTGAGCGAATCCCATGttacatttctcattttgaTCTCCCCCTCTGTCACAGAGATGTTGACGAAGTCCCACTCGCCCTGAGTCTGCAGATACTGCTGTGTCCCGCGCGTGAGCCAGTAGTTGTTTGAAACCGGCAATAACTGAATTTCAGAATCTGTGGATGGGAGAGAGACACGGGTCACATGATGCAGGAACCCCGAAACAAACGCTGTCAGCAGCTTCTAGAGGTCACCTGTATGAGAGGTGGGGTTCTCGCATTCACCTGTAGGAGAGGTGGGGTTCTCGCACTCACC
It encodes the following:
- the LOC133115022 gene encoding 5-hydroxytryptamine receptor 3A-like, which gives rise to MAREVSALEVCSYQSILAHLNLTRGNEVFTSARPVKDWTHPTVVHLDVFLYAILAVIEKSQTFIPFIWLSMTWNNELISWDPEQFCGICQVAIPQDMLWHPDLIILEHTEDYSKIFKMPFIQITHNGSVSIEDGFRVTSTCKMDVYKFPFDIQSCVLSFSSVLYADSEIQLLPVSNNYWLTRGTQQYLQTQGEWDFVNISVTEGEIKMRNVTWDSLNYTITIKRRPLLVVMHFLMPILFFLLMDLSTFLISDVGGEKLGFKVTVLLAISVLLLMLNETLPSTAGRTPLIATYCIVTFSLLLASLLEAIVVKHLIERDDAARAPAEGGLCCQQEAERVNTCVCREDVAVAGEPGRGGEGPSDSQLLRLAVQELCALRRGGLTRDLGCGDTAAPPRFWRTVARRINTVFFCLYLLTSCSFLLYLCLEWTA